DNA from Bradyrhizobium japonicum USDA 6:
GAAATGCCTGTTTGGTTTGTCGGCGGCTCAAATCCCGTGCTCGCAGGGCCGGTAGCTGAACCGATCGCAAGAAGCCTGCCGGTCGGCAGCTACGCAAACGAAGTAGCTGAAAACTCGTCGTAAGGCTGGTTCGGCGACGCGGCAAAGGCGCGAGGGGCCGCGAGCGACGGCCGCTCCCCTGACCGGCTTAGCTTGCACATCGTCAGCACAGGCGTGGAGACAAACGCCGCGTCATCGACGAGATTGGCCGCTTGCGGAAAAACGCAGTCATCCATCAGAGGTCCTACCCGGGCAACGCAGCTCCTAGCCAGACTTCCATTCGGTAAATGCGTTCAATCCAAAATAGCAATTTTACCAACTGCACGTACTGCTGCACGATCTCAACACTCCAGCATTCCGCTAATGCGCGCTACGCTGCAGCCTAATGTTCGACCTTGCGAACACGGCTAAGAGCACTCAAGCCGATGCCACCGAAGGGAGGCCATTGTCCGCGACTTTTTAGTCCGCCGCAGTTTGGGATTTGGTGCATATCTTGCTTAGCGAGAAAGGACAACGCAACTAAACGCCTGCCTTTGGAAAGACGCGCCGGCTCTCGGACGCGTCTTCAATCGCGCAAGGCTATAATGATTAGTCTCGTATGACACTGTCGCCTCTCACCGAGCCGCGGCACACATTCGAGTATATTCGGGAAGGAAGCGTCATGACCACCATGGCAACCGCGGCGCCTGTGCGCGCGTCGCAAGCTTGGTATAAGATACTCTACGTCCAGGTGCTGATCGCAATCCTAATTGGCGCCATGGTTGGCTGCCTATGGCCGTCTGTCGCCACAAACGACTGGGTCAAGGCGCTCGGTGATGGGTTCATCAAGCTCATCAAGATGGTGATCGCGCCCATTATTTTCTGCACCGTCACGTCTGGCATTGCGCATATTCAAGATGCCAAGAAAGTCGGGTGCGTCGGCGTCAAGGCGCTGTTCTATTTCGAGATCGTCTCCAGCTTTGCCTTGCTGTTGGGCCTTGCCATGGGCAATCTGGTCCGGATTGGCCATGGCCTTGCGGTCAAACCGGATGCTGCGGCGGTCGCCAATTACGTCAAGCAGGCGGAAGCCTCGAAAACCGTCGACTTTATTCTCAACATCATTCCCGATAGCGTGGTCGGCGCCTTCGCTCGCGGCGATGTTCTGCAGGTTCTCCTGTTCGCGATCCTTTTTGGCTTCTCGCTGATGGCGTTGGGAAAGCGTGGCGAGCGTCTGCGCGGCATGATTGACGACGTCGCGCACGCGGTGTTCGGGGTAATAGCTATTGTAATGAAAGCGGCCCCGATCGGCGCCTTCGGCGCCATGGCTTTCACAGTCGGCAAGTTCGGGCCCGCAGCACTCGGCAATCTGATCGGTCTGATCGCGCTGTTTTACGTGACTGCTGCCCTATTCGTAGTAGTCGTGCTTGGTCTGATCGCCCGCCTCGTCGGCTTTTCAATCTTCAAGTTCCTTATCTATATTAAAGACGAGCTTCTGATCGTGCTCGGTACTTCATCCTCCGAAAGCGCGCTCCCTCAATTGATGGAGAAGCTCGAGCGGCTGGGCTGCTCCAAGCCGGT
Protein-coding regions in this window:
- the dctA gene encoding C4-dicarboxylate transporter DctA, which gives rise to MTTMATAAPVRASQAWYKILYVQVLIAILIGAMVGCLWPSVATNDWVKALGDGFIKLIKMVIAPIIFCTVTSGIAHIQDAKKVGCVGVKALFYFEIVSSFALLLGLAMGNLVRIGHGLAVKPDAAAVANYVKQAEASKTVDFILNIIPDSVVGAFARGDVLQVLLFAILFGFSLMALGKRGERLRGMIDDVAHAVFGVIAIVMKAAPIGAFGAMAFTVGKFGPAALGNLIGLIALFYVTAALFVVVVLGLIARLVGFSIFKFLIYIKDELLIVLGTSSSESALPQLMEKLERLGCSKPVVGLVVPTGYSFNLDGTNIYMTLATLFIAQALGVDLSFGQQLTILLVAMLTSKGASGVTGAGFITLAATLSVVNPALVPGMAIVFSIDKFMSEVRALTNIIGNGIAAVFVSWWESELDHVTLQTRLNKSTASTTIDTTST